One Pseudoalteromonas sp. NC201 DNA segment encodes these proteins:
- the katG gene encoding catalase/peroxidase HPI, giving the protein MNRKSRTMLSAVALAVTTTLSAPSFAAMSEAKTNQFWWPEQLNLSPLRQHSPESNPYGASFDYAAEFSKLDLKQVKKDIEQTLTDSQDWWPADWGHYGPFMIRMAWHSAGVYRVHDGRGGSAGGQQRFDPLNSWPDNANLDKARRLLWPIKQKYGRSLSWADLMVLAGNVALESMGFKTFGFAGGRQDDWEPDLVYWGPEDAFLKDERRDKKGKLKGPLAAVEMGLIYVNPEGPHGKPDPLLAAKDIRMSFGRMAMNDEEVVALIAGGHTFGKAHGAKKPSDCVGKEPAAAEIEAQGLGWKNKCGTGKGADTTTSGLEGAWTVTPTQWSTNYLDNLMNFNWVMTKSPAGATQWIPDNKAAANLVPDAHIEGKRHAPIMFTTDLALKFDPEYRKVIERFRKDPKQYELAFAKAWFKLTHRDMGPRARYVGSEVPSEVLTWQDPIPKANYKMIDNKDISALKKSILNSGLTKQELIRTAWSAASSHRVTDMRGGANGGRLRLEPQVSWEVNNPDEVNKVLATLTDIQTRFNKRAGKKAVSIADLIVLGGSAAVEKAANDAGYKVNVAFKPGRTDASQAQTDVLSFSYLEPKADAFRNYYSDEAFMSPTEMLVDKANMLDLSVPEMTVLLGGLRSLDANYKGAEHGVFTDKPGQLSNDFFVNLLDMSTKWSKVEGQEGLYEGRDRKTGEIKWTATPVDLIFGSNSELRAITEVYASDDAKQKFVDDFIAAWVKVMQLDRFDLK; this is encoded by the coding sequence ATGAATAGAAAATCTAGAACGATGTTGTCTGCCGTAGCGCTCGCAGTAACAACAACGCTATCAGCCCCGAGCTTTGCTGCAATGAGCGAAGCGAAAACCAACCAATTTTGGTGGCCAGAACAACTAAACCTAAGCCCATTAAGACAACACAGCCCAGAATCCAACCCTTATGGCGCAAGCTTTGACTATGCCGCTGAATTTAGCAAACTAGATCTTAAGCAAGTCAAAAAAGACATTGAGCAAACACTCACTGATTCGCAAGACTGGTGGCCTGCCGACTGGGGTCATTATGGTCCCTTTATGATCCGTATGGCATGGCATAGCGCTGGGGTCTATCGTGTACACGATGGCCGTGGTGGCTCGGCAGGTGGCCAACAACGTTTCGATCCGTTAAACAGCTGGCCTGATAACGCGAACTTAGACAAAGCAAGACGATTATTGTGGCCGATTAAACAAAAATACGGCCGTAGCCTATCGTGGGCAGACTTAATGGTCTTAGCAGGCAACGTTGCGCTTGAATCAATGGGCTTTAAGACCTTTGGTTTCGCCGGTGGCCGTCAAGACGATTGGGAACCTGATTTAGTTTATTGGGGGCCAGAAGATGCTTTCTTAAAAGACGAGCGTCGTGACAAAAAAGGTAAACTAAAGGGCCCATTGGCAGCAGTTGAAATGGGACTTATTTATGTCAACCCTGAAGGCCCACACGGTAAACCAGACCCATTACTTGCCGCAAAAGATATTCGCATGTCATTTGGTCGCATGGCCATGAACGACGAAGAAGTGGTCGCACTTATCGCGGGTGGTCACACCTTTGGTAAAGCACATGGCGCGAAAAAGCCGTCTGATTGTGTGGGTAAAGAACCAGCCGCAGCAGAGATTGAAGCACAAGGCCTAGGTTGGAAAAATAAATGCGGCACGGGTAAAGGTGCAGACACCACAACAAGCGGTTTAGAAGGGGCTTGGACGGTCACACCAACTCAATGGTCAACCAATTATCTCGACAACCTAATGAACTTCAACTGGGTAATGACAAAAAGCCCAGCAGGCGCGACCCAATGGATCCCTGACAACAAAGCTGCGGCAAACCTAGTGCCAGACGCCCACATTGAAGGTAAACGCCACGCACCAATAATGTTCACCACGGATTTGGCATTAAAATTTGACCCTGAATACCGTAAGGTTATTGAACGCTTCCGCAAAGATCCAAAGCAATATGAGTTGGCGTTCGCGAAGGCTTGGTTCAAATTGACCCACCGTGATATGGGTCCAAGAGCCCGTTATGTGGGTTCAGAAGTACCAAGCGAAGTACTGACTTGGCAAGATCCAATTCCAAAAGCGAATTACAAGATGATTGATAACAAGGACATCAGCGCACTGAAAAAATCAATCTTGAACTCAGGTCTAACAAAGCAAGAACTGATCAGAACGGCATGGTCGGCAGCATCTAGCCACCGTGTTACTGATATGCGTGGTGGTGCAAACGGTGGCCGTTTACGCCTCGAGCCTCAGGTAAGTTGGGAGGTAAACAACCCTGACGAAGTAAACAAAGTGCTAGCTACATTGACGGACATTCAAACCCGCTTTAATAAGCGCGCTGGCAAAAAAGCAGTCTCTATTGCCGACTTGATTGTGTTAGGTGGTTCTGCAGCAGTTGAAAAAGCCGCAAACGACGCAGGTTACAAAGTAAATGTAGCGTTTAAACCGGGCCGTACCGATGCCTCACAAGCACAAACGGACGTCTTATCATTTAGCTATCTGGAGCCAAAGGCAGACGCGTTCCGTAACTATTACAGTGATGAAGCGTTTATGTCACCAACTGAAATGTTAGTAGACAAAGCCAATATGCTGGACTTATCTGTACCTGAAATGACGGTACTATTAGGCGGCCTACGTAGCTTAGACGCAAACTACAAAGGCGCAGAGCACGGTGTATTTACTGACAAACCAGGTCAGTTGAGCAACGACTTCTTTGTTAACCTGCTAGATATGTCGACTAAATGGTCAAAGGTAGAGGGGCAAGAAGGCTTATACGAAGGCCGTGACCGTAAAACTGGAGAGATAAAATGGACGGCAACACCAGTTGATTTAATCTTTGGTTCTAACTCTGAGCTTCGCGCAATTACCGAAGTCTATGCATCGGACGATGCCAAACAGAAGTTTGTAGACGATTTTATCGCCGCTTG
- a CDS encoding S9 family peptidase — MKYFLAGVAIASSACTVQAASLEPTDIFNLEYANQIDITNDGDKVFFVRNRMDIKSDRKVGNIWSVDLATNAMQPVTSGLHMDYSPVLSPSNDRIAFVSTRDGSSQIYVKWLATGAIAKISNLAHGPSGLHWSPNGKSLYFSQFVPSQKAPPVSVAGKPKGAEWAKPPVFIDEVYYRADGAGYTEPGFNHIFKIDANGGNAKQLTSGNFDHGGELSFADDAKTLYFSANRHKDNQLNPTNSEVYKLDLNSLEITAVTDRVGPDNHPEVSPNGRYLAYLGYDDKKTNYENSLLYVKDLKSGETKTYAADLDRSLASVTWAANSRGVYVSYDSEGKTTLGYQPLKGRFEQITDAIGSVSFGRPYSGGDYAISDRGLVAFTLADTQRPADVAIVKRGEPRPITKLNEDALGDKTLAKVAEVWLKSTHDQLPIQAWVAYPPGFDKSKKYPLVLEIHGGPVANYGPHFSAEVQLFAAQGSVVLYMNPRGSDSYGKEFAQTIHHNYPSHDFDDLMTGVDHLIGEGYIDKDRLFVTGGSGGGVLTAWTVGHTDRFAAAVVAKPVINWYSFVLTADFYPFFADYWFPGKPWEHMEHYMKRSPISYVGNVKTPTMLLTGEADYRTPISETEQYYQALKLQGVETAMVRIPDASHGITKRPSNLLNKVAYIQWWFDKHDPKK, encoded by the coding sequence ATGAAATACTTTCTAGCAGGCGTCGCGATTGCGAGCTCAGCTTGCACTGTGCAAGCCGCATCGCTTGAGCCAACCGATATATTTAATCTTGAATATGCTAATCAAATTGACATCACCAATGACGGTGACAAAGTCTTCTTCGTGCGCAACCGCATGGATATCAAAAGTGATAGAAAAGTCGGTAATATCTGGTCTGTAGACCTTGCTACCAATGCAATGCAGCCAGTTACCTCTGGATTGCACATGGATTATTCTCCTGTGCTGTCGCCTAGTAATGATCGCATCGCTTTTGTTTCTACTCGCGACGGTAGTAGCCAAATTTATGTGAAATGGTTAGCAACTGGTGCCATTGCCAAGATCAGCAATTTAGCCCATGGACCATCAGGACTGCATTGGTCCCCAAATGGTAAAAGCCTATACTTTAGCCAGTTTGTTCCCAGCCAGAAGGCACCACCGGTATCTGTTGCAGGGAAACCCAAAGGGGCAGAATGGGCAAAACCACCCGTATTTATCGATGAGGTATACTATCGTGCCGACGGTGCTGGTTATACCGAACCGGGCTTTAATCATATTTTCAAAATTGACGCCAACGGTGGCAATGCAAAACAGTTAACCTCAGGCAACTTTGATCATGGCGGCGAACTGAGTTTTGCTGATGACGCAAAGACACTGTATTTTTCGGCTAATCGCCACAAGGATAACCAGTTAAACCCAACCAACAGCGAAGTCTATAAGCTAGACCTAAACTCGCTTGAAATCACCGCGGTAACTGACCGAGTTGGCCCAGATAATCACCCCGAGGTGTCACCTAATGGCCGCTATCTGGCTTACCTTGGTTATGATGATAAAAAAACCAATTACGAGAATAGCCTACTCTATGTCAAAGATCTCAAATCCGGCGAAACCAAAACCTATGCAGCCGATTTAGATAGAAGCCTTGCCTCTGTCACTTGGGCCGCCAACAGCCGTGGTGTCTATGTAAGTTACGACAGTGAAGGGAAAACCACACTTGGCTACCAGCCGTTAAAAGGGCGTTTTGAGCAGATAACGGATGCCATTGGTAGTGTTAGTTTTGGTCGCCCCTATTCAGGTGGTGACTATGCCATCAGTGATCGTGGACTAGTGGCTTTTACACTTGCAGATACCCAGCGCCCTGCCGATGTCGCAATTGTAAAACGCGGCGAGCCAAGACCAATTACAAAGCTTAACGAAGATGCCCTTGGCGATAAAACACTGGCAAAAGTTGCAGAAGTTTGGCTAAAGTCGACACATGATCAACTGCCAATTCAAGCTTGGGTCGCCTACCCTCCTGGGTTCGATAAATCTAAAAAGTATCCGCTCGTACTTGAGATCCACGGTGGCCCAGTTGCAAACTATGGCCCACATTTTAGCGCCGAAGTACAACTTTTTGCCGCCCAAGGCAGCGTCGTGCTTTACATGAATCCACGAGGCAGCGACTCCTACGGCAAAGAGTTTGCTCAAACTATCCACCATAACTACCCAAGCCATGACTTTGACGACCTAATGACAGGTGTCGATCACCTGATTGGCGAAGGCTATATAGACAAAGACCGCTTGTTTGTTACGGGCGGTTCAGGTGGCGGCGTACTCACTGCGTGGACTGTCGGTCACACGGATAGATTCGCAGCAGCGGTCGTAGCAAAGCCGGTGATTAACTGGTATAGCTTTGTATTAACTGCAGATTTCTATCCATTTTTTGCGGACTACTGGTTCCCAGGAAAACCATGGGAGCACATGGAACATTATATGAAACGCTCGCCTATTAGCTATGTGGGTAATGTAAAAACCCCAACCATGCTACTGACAGGTGAAGCGGATTATCGTACGCCAATTTCAGAAACCGAGCAGTATTATCAGGCGCTTAAGCTACAAGGTGTAGAAACAGCTATGGTCAGAATTCCAGATGCCTCACACGGAATCACCAAAAGGCCATCCAACCTGCTAAACAAAGTGGCTTATATTCAGTGGTGGTTCGACAAGCACGATCCGAAGAAATAA
- a CDS encoding class I SAM-dependent methyltransferase, with the protein MDYVSLNRAAWEERAKAHFDSEFYDVNRFLQGTSSLNPIECELLGDVSGKSLLHLQCHFGLDSLSFARLGAKVTGVDFSTEAITRANTLAQQTGLDASFICQDIAQFGLENTTQFDIVFASYGTICWLQDLSQWAATIACALKPGGQFCFVEFHPSIDLHLGYPYFPQTQPDISEESTYTENHQDSKQTIATWPHSIAEVMQSLMQAGLTITHFDEHPFSPYNCFEGLEAVSGQGFQLLSKGHQVPLLFSILANKAE; encoded by the coding sequence ATGGATTATGTCTCTCTCAATCGTGCGGCATGGGAAGAACGAGCCAAGGCACATTTTGACTCTGAGTTTTATGACGTCAATCGCTTTTTGCAAGGTACCTCTTCGCTCAATCCCATTGAATGTGAGCTACTTGGTGATGTATCAGGCAAGAGTCTGCTTCACCTACAATGTCACTTCGGCTTAGATAGCCTGTCATTCGCAAGGCTGGGGGCTAAGGTAACAGGTGTCGACTTTTCGACAGAAGCCATTACCCGAGCAAATACATTGGCTCAGCAAACTGGGCTTGATGCCAGTTTTATCTGTCAGGATATCGCGCAATTTGGGCTTGAGAATACCACACAATTCGACATTGTCTTTGCATCCTATGGCACCATCTGCTGGTTACAAGATTTATCTCAGTGGGCTGCCACTATTGCCTGTGCTTTGAAGCCCGGCGGTCAGTTTTGTTTCGTGGAGTTTCACCCAAGCATTGACCTTCATTTGGGTTACCCTTATTTCCCACAAACTCAGCCGGATATTAGCGAAGAATCAACCTATACTGAGAACCACCAAGATAGCAAACAAACCATTGCGACTTGGCCACACTCAATCGCCGAAGTGATGCAGTCCTTAATGCAAGCTGGTCTTACAATTACCCACTTCGATGAGCACCCTTTTAGTCCATATAACTGCTTTGAAGGTTTAGAGGCAGTGTCTGGACAAGGCTTTCAGTTATTGAGTAAAGGGCATCAAGTTCCATTGCTATTTTCAATATTGGCGAATAAAGCGGAGTAG